One stretch of Pseudomonadota bacterium DNA includes these proteins:
- a CDS encoding YeaH/YhbH family protein, producing MSLIVDRRADAKKKSIVNRQRFLQRFKHQLKKAVNDAASGRSITEINKGEKVTIPARDISEPQFTIGDGGRRDMVHPGNKEFITGDRVQRPKGGKGGRGGKASKDGQGEDDFAFELSRQEFLDFMFEDLELPHLVKKELTRLPDYKTVRAGYTLDGMPTNINVVRSLRGSLARRIAMGGPLRGQLKTLEAEFEALSDDEKEGDRGQELEEEMRSLRTRLRAIPFLDTVDLRYNHRIKQPQPSTQAVMFCLMDVSGSMTQERKDLAKQFFILLYLFLQRNYERIDVVFIRHHTVAIEVEEDEFFHSRETGGTVVSSALNLTRDIIRDRYPSNAWNIYCAQASDGDNWPDDSPGCRAILSEELLPLMQYFAYIEITPASHQRLWQEYEIVKEAHPNFAMQQIDGANDIYPVFRKLFARQLSS from the coding sequence GTGTCACTGATCGTCGACAGGCGGGCCGATGCGAAGAAGAAGAGCATCGTCAATCGCCAGCGCTTCCTGCAGCGCTTCAAGCATCAGCTGAAGAAGGCCGTGAACGACGCGGCCTCCGGTCGCAGCATCACGGAGATCAACAAGGGCGAGAAGGTCACCATTCCCGCCCGCGACATCTCCGAGCCGCAGTTCACGATCGGCGACGGCGGCCGTCGCGATATGGTGCACCCGGGCAACAAGGAGTTCATCACCGGTGATCGCGTGCAGCGGCCGAAGGGCGGCAAGGGCGGTCGCGGCGGCAAGGCGAGCAAGGACGGCCAGGGCGAGGATGACTTCGCCTTCGAGCTGAGTCGCCAGGAGTTCCTCGACTTCATGTTCGAAGATCTCGAGCTACCCCACCTGGTCAAGAAAGAACTCACCCGCCTGCCCGACTACAAGACTGTGCGTGCCGGCTACACGCTGGACGGCATGCCCACCAACATCAACGTCGTACGCTCCCTGCGCGGCTCCCTCGCGCGGCGCATCGCCATGGGCGGTCCGCTCCGTGGCCAGCTAAAGACCTTGGAAGCCGAGTTCGAGGCCCTGAGCGACGACGAAAAGGAAGGTGACCGCGGCCAGGAGCTGGAAGAGGAGATGCGCTCCCTGCGTACGCGCCTGCGCGCCATCCCCTTCCTGGACACGGTGGACCTGCGCTACAACCACCGCATCAAGCAGCCGCAGCCGAGCACCCAGGCCGTGATGTTCTGCCTGATGGACGTGTCCGGCTCCATGACCCAGGAGCGCAAGGACCTCGCCAAGCAGTTCTTCATCCTCCTGTACCTCTTCCTGCAGCGTAACTACGAGCGCATCGACGTGGTGTTCATCCGCCACCACACGGTGGCCATCGAGGTGGAGGAGGACGAGTTCTTCCACTCGCGCGAGACCGGCGGCACCGTCGTCTCCAGCGCCCTGAACCTCACGCGCGACATCATTCGCGATCGCTACCCCTCCAACGCGTGGAACATCTACTGCGCCCAGGCCTCCGACGGCGACAACTGGCCCGACGACTCGCCCGGCTGCCGCGCCATCCTGAGCGAGGAGCTACTGCCCCTGATGCAGTACTTCGCCTACATCGAGATCACCCCCGCAAGTCATCAGCGCTTGTGGCAGGAGTATGAGATCGTGAAGGAAGCACATCCCAACTTCGCCATGCAGCAGATCGACGGCGCCAACGACATCTACCCGGTGTTTCGCAAGCTCTTCGCCCGTCAACTCAGCTCATGA
- a CDS encoding PrkA family serine protein kinase, with translation MDIFERHQQRYKGTEEEVISLQDYLQLCKQEPATYANAAERLLMAIGEPETVDTRDDPRLSRIFQNKMLRVYPAFQDFFGMEETIEQIVSYLKHAAQGLEERKQILYLLGPVGGGKSSLAEKLKQLIEHMPIYALEGSPVNESPLGLFDPTEDADILEEDYGIPRRYLNTIMSPWAVKRLQEFNGDVTRFRVVKRYPSRLAQIGVAKTEPGDENNQDISSLVGKVDIRKLENFAQHDPDAYSFSGGLCLANQGVMEFVEMFKAPIKVLHPLLTATQEGNYNGTEGMGAIPFEGLILAHSNESEWQAFKSNRNNEAFLDRVYIVKVPYCLRVSDEVKIYNKLLEGSSLSEAPCAPDTLEMLSQFSVLSRVKEPENSSVFSKMRVYDGENLKDTDPKAKSIREYQDYAGVDEGMAGLSTRFAFKILSRVFNFDHSEVAANPVHLLYVLEQQILREQFPPEVEERYLGFIKNYLQPNYAKFIGEELQKAYLESYAEYGQNLFDRYVTYADFWLQDQHYRDPDTGELLDRAALNEELEKIEKPAGISNPKDFRNEVVNFVLRARAKHSGKNPKWTSYEKLRIVIEKKMFSKTEDLLPVISFNAKASDEDQKKHQDFVDRMVEKGYTPKQVRLLSEWYLRVRKTS, from the coding sequence ATGGACATTTTCGAGCGGCATCAGCAGCGGTACAAGGGCACGGAGGAGGAGGTGATCAGCCTCCAGGATTACCTCCAACTGTGTAAGCAGGAACCCGCCACCTACGCCAACGCCGCCGAGCGCCTGTTGATGGCGATCGGTGAGCCGGAGACGGTCGATACGCGTGATGATCCACGCCTATCACGCATCTTCCAAAACAAGATGCTGCGCGTCTACCCGGCGTTTCAGGACTTCTTCGGCATGGAGGAGACCATCGAACAGATCGTCTCTTACCTCAAGCACGCCGCCCAAGGCCTCGAAGAACGCAAGCAGATTCTCTACCTCTTGGGCCCCGTGGGCGGCGGCAAGTCGTCCCTCGCCGAGAAGCTCAAACAACTGATCGAACACATGCCCATCTACGCGCTGGAGGGCTCACCGGTAAACGAGTCGCCGCTCGGGCTGTTCGACCCGACCGAAGACGCCGACATCCTGGAAGAGGATTACGGCATCCCGCGTCGTTACCTCAACACCATCATGTCGCCCTGGGCCGTGAAGCGCTTACAGGAGTTCAATGGCGACGTCACCCGCTTCCGCGTGGTGAAGCGCTACCCCTCGCGCCTGGCACAGATCGGCGTTGCCAAGACCGAACCGGGCGATGAGAACAATCAAGATATCTCTTCGCTGGTCGGCAAGGTCGACATCCGCAAGCTCGAGAACTTCGCCCAACACGACCCGGATGCCTACAGCTTCTCCGGCGGCCTCTGCCTCGCCAACCAAGGCGTGATGGAGTTCGTCGAGATGTTCAAGGCACCTATCAAGGTGCTTCACCCCCTGCTCACCGCCACGCAGGAGGGCAACTACAACGGCACCGAAGGCATGGGTGCGATCCCCTTCGAGGGGTTGATCCTCGCCCACTCCAACGAATCGGAGTGGCAGGCCTTCAAGTCCAACCGCAACAACGAGGCGTTCCTCGATCGCGTGTACATCGTGAAGGTGCCGTACTGCCTGCGCGTGTCCGACGAGGTGAAGATCTACAACAAGCTGCTCGAGGGCAGCAGCCTCAGCGAAGCGCCCTGCGCGCCGGACACGCTGGAGATGCTGTCGCAGTTCTCCGTGCTGTCGCGGGTGAAAGAGCCCGAAAACTCGAGTGTCTTCTCCAAGATGCGCGTGTACGACGGCGAGAACCTGAAGGACACCGACCCCAAGGCCAAGTCCATCCGCGAGTACCAGGACTACGCCGGCGTCGACGAAGGCATGGCCGGGCTGTCCACCCGCTTCGCCTTCAAGATCCTCTCCCGCGTGTTCAACTTCGATCACAGCGAGGTGGCGGCTAACCCCGTGCACCTGCTCTACGTGCTGGAGCAGCAGATCCTGCGCGAGCAGTTTCCGCCCGAAGTGGAGGAGCGCTACCTCGGCTTCATCAAGAACTACCTGCAGCCGAACTACGCCAAGTTCATCGGCGAGGAACTGCAGAAGGCCTACCTCGAGTCCTACGCCGAGTACGGCCAGAACCTCTTCGATCGCTACGTGACCTACGCCGACTTCTGGCTGCAGGACCAGCACTACCGCGATCCGGACACCGGTGAGCTGCTCGATCGCGCCGCCCTCAACGAGGAGCTGGAGAAGATCGAGAAGCCCGCTGGCATCTCAAATCCCAAAGACTTCCGCAACGAGGTGGTCAACTTCGTGCTGCGCGCTCGCGCCAAGCACTCGGGCAAGAACCCGAAGTGGACCAGCTACGAGAAGCTGCGCATCGTCATCGAGAAGAAGATGTTCTCGAAGACCGAAGACCTCCTGCCGGTGATCTCCTTCAACGCCAAGGCGTCGGACGAGGATCAGAAGAAGCACCAGGACTTCGTGGACCGCATGGTCGAGAAGGGCTACACGCCGAAGCAAGTGCGTCTGCTCAGCGAGTGGTATCTGCGCGTTCGAAAGACCAGCTAG